In Massilia violaceinigra, one DNA window encodes the following:
- a CDS encoding sensor histidine kinase, with amino-acid sequence MLYDFLRNNRDELTARCRTKVNARPGRNASTGQLQNGIPMFLDQIIRTLEVEESTGPGDSTRISGPAGGAQTLSEVSVTAAQHGKDLLELGFSVDQVVHDYGDLCQAITDLAVERDAPFRVDEFRTLNRCLDNAISDAVTEFSYQRDEIFSRKLAAESNRRLGFYSDELRSFLGTASLAFAAAKAGNLSLGGATGSILEKSLLSLEKLIAESLEDVRLQSSDPAILDVFSLSKMIDEIVSVADPLALPHTCTLRVQPVELSLGLMGNRDLLLAAVAYVLQNAFKFTKPNTEVLLTAYGAADRILIDIRDHCGGLAPGVEETMFLPYSQRNGSRTGAGLGLAISMQSIRANDGTLSVRDVPGTGCIFTISLPRHTLPN; translated from the coding sequence ATGCTATACGATTTTCTCCGCAACAATCGCGACGAGTTAACAGCACGATGCCGCACGAAGGTCAACGCCCGTCCGGGACGCAACGCTAGTACCGGCCAGCTTCAAAACGGCATCCCAATGTTTTTGGACCAGATCATCAGGACCTTGGAAGTGGAAGAATCCACCGGCCCTGGGGACAGCACCCGGATTTCCGGACCTGCTGGCGGAGCGCAAACACTGTCGGAAGTAAGTGTGACTGCGGCCCAGCACGGCAAAGATCTGCTTGAGCTTGGATTCAGCGTCGATCAAGTAGTGCATGATTACGGTGACCTTTGCCAGGCCATCACAGACCTTGCCGTTGAGCGCGACGCACCCTTCCGGGTTGATGAGTTTAGGACTTTGAACCGCTGTTTAGACAATGCAATTTCGGATGCAGTAACAGAATTCAGCTACCAACGAGACGAAATTTTTTCAAGGAAGCTTGCGGCAGAATCGAATCGTCGCCTCGGATTCTATTCCGATGAACTTCGCAGTTTTCTTGGTACAGCGTCCTTGGCTTTTGCCGCCGCAAAAGCGGGAAATTTAAGCCTGGGAGGAGCCACCGGCTCGATTTTGGAAAAGTCTTTGCTGTCGCTGGAAAAACTCATTGCCGAGTCGCTTGAAGACGTTCGGTTGCAGAGTAGCGATCCAGCCATCTTAGACGTATTTTCCCTGTCAAAGATGATCGACGAGATAGTCAGCGTTGCTGATCCATTGGCCTTGCCGCATACCTGTACTTTACGCGTCCAGCCGGTTGAATTGTCGCTAGGCCTCATGGGCAATCGCGATCTCTTGCTCGCAGCCGTGGCCTACGTACTTCAAAATGCGTTCAAGTTCACCAAGCCGAACACTGAAGTTTTGCTGACCGCATACGGCGCAGCTGACAGAATATTGATCGATATCAGGGATCACTGCGGCGGACTGGCGCCAGGCGTTGAAGAGACTATGTTCCTGCCGTACTCCCAACGAAATGGCAGCAGAACAGGGGCGGGGCTTGGCTTAGCGATTTCCATGCAGAGCATCAGGGCTAACGACGGAACCTTATCCGTTCGGGATGTACCTGGAACTGGATGCATATTCACGATATCATTGCCACGCCATACGTTGCCCAATTAG
- a CDS encoding CsgE family curli-type amyloid fiber assembly protein produces the protein MLAFDTDSGVVTSQAVTVAGHDFCQYFIAAWREKEGSERYTLAIVERPSARRGSEVRIDFAQRRVFETRLPTARGAIKSLSEDAAERTYQAVLQADAERQSIIDADLAADEF, from the coding sequence ATGCTCGCCTTCGATACCGACAGCGGCGTCGTCACCAGCCAGGCGGTCACCGTCGCCGGCCACGATTTTTGCCAGTACTTCATCGCCGCGTGGCGCGAAAAAGAAGGCAGCGAACGCTACACCCTTGCCATCGTCGAACGTCCGTCGGCACGCCGTGGCAGCGAAGTGCGGATCGACTTCGCCCAGCGCCGCGTGTTCGAAACGCGCCTGCCGACCGCCCGGGGGGCGATCAAATCGCTCAGCGAAGACGCCGCCGAAAGAACCTACCAGGCGGTGTTGCAAGCCGATGCCGAGCGCCAGAGCATCATCGACGCCGACCTCGCGGCCGACGAATTCTGA
- a CDS encoding HNH endonuclease, whose product MAWSKLSRQERGYGAAWDRVRKVVMERDGGLCQVCLKAGRYGVIAYAVDHIISKAKCAALRWSDARTDDPSNLQAICAPCHEVKTEAEQGKAKRPKVVIGIDGWSVTPE is encoded by the coding sequence ATGGCCTGGTCGAAGCTATCCCGGCAAGAACGCGGCTACGGTGCAGCATGGGACCGAGTCCGCAAGGTGGTGATGGAGCGCGACGGCGGCCTGTGCCAAGTCTGCCTCAAGGCGGGCCGCTATGGCGTCATCGCGTACGCAGTTGACCACATCATCAGCAAGGCCAAGTGCGCAGCGCTGCGATGGTCTGACGCGCGCACAGACGACCCCAGCAACCTTCAGGCGATCTGCGCACCGTGCCACGAGGTGAAGACCGAAGCCGAGCAAGGGAAGGCCAAGCGCCCCAAGGTAGTCATCGGCATCGATGGGTGGTCAGTCACCCCGGAGTAG
- a CDS encoding curli assembly protein CsgF yields MPLHSITRAAALCLVVLANAATATELVYLPVNPSFGGYPANGPGLLASATATTKHTENKGLGGSSFFDQSPLAQFNQTLERTVLSQLASAATSKLQGPDGKLVPGTFSTANFTITVVDLGGGMLRITTTDRSTGATTTFEVAQ; encoded by the coding sequence ATGCCACTCCATTCCATCACCCGCGCGGCAGCGCTGTGCCTGGTCGTACTGGCGAACGCCGCCACCGCGACTGAACTCGTGTATTTGCCCGTCAACCCTTCGTTCGGCGGCTACCCGGCCAACGGCCCGGGCCTGCTGGCAAGCGCAACAGCCACCACCAAGCACACGGAAAACAAGGGTCTCGGTGGCTCTTCTTTCTTCGACCAGTCGCCGCTCGCACAGTTCAATCAAACTCTCGAACGCACTGTGTTAAGTCAACTCGCCTCGGCTGCCACCTCCAAACTGCAGGGGCCGGACGGCAAGCTGGTGCCTGGGACCTTCTCCACTGCCAACTTCACCATCACTGTGGTCGACCTCGGTGGCGGCATGCTGCGCATTACGACGACCGACCGGAGCACCGGCGCCACCACCACCTTCGAGGTGGCGCAATGA
- a CDS encoding helix-turn-helix transcriptional regulator, whose amino-acid sequence MLSQVLRPQVSAARLGMKISTFYNHISRAILPPTIKFGPRAVGHPSHEIDAIISARIAGKSESEIKALVVSLTAARQNA is encoded by the coding sequence ATGCTAAGCCAAGTCCTTCGCCCGCAAGTGTCCGCAGCGCGTCTCGGGATGAAGATCTCGACCTTCTACAATCACATTTCCCGCGCGATCCTGCCCCCGACGATCAAGTTCGGGCCGCGCGCCGTTGGGCATCCTTCCCATGAGATCGACGCCATCATTTCCGCGCGCATCGCCGGCAAGAGCGAATCCGAAATCAAAGCCTTGGTGGTCAGTTTGACCGCCGCGCGCCAGAACGCGTAA
- a CDS encoding Arc family DNA-binding protein, which produces MTTAIDQATCAKEQFILRFPAGMRAQLKNIAAANRRSLNAELLLMIERGLAAACEPQSTLQPGRVKDLSNLKKKNMA; this is translated from the coding sequence ATGACGACCGCAATTGACCAAGCCACCTGCGCAAAAGAACAGTTCATTCTGCGATTTCCTGCGGGGATGCGCGCACAGCTCAAAAATATCGCTGCCGCCAACCGTCGCTCGCTGAACGCCGAGCTCTTGCTGATGATTGAACGTGGATTGGCTGCCGCATGTGAGCCGCAGAGTACTCTGCAACCCGGGCGCGTCAAAGATTTATCAAATTTGAAGAAAAAGAATATGGCTTAA
- a CDS encoding PEP-CTERM sorting domain-containing protein, whose protein sequence is MGLATLNGKLTFDGGYHQIMIAFDFNNPQNATASLPIWALVTIRDTEGNLANKYFETQQLDLLDIFKDPSLFQSTKTFNGSGVTTPNSTDFALTVGAICVVSSTTSYPSPDGSECPSGGQLINTNQASNAVEFINYIPSLDLKGLEGAGYDTMSVQVWMGCFGTGGKTSGPALADGKPLGPCDTRGYGDIFLIAGAAVPDRSDVPEPGTLALVTLSLFGLYHVRRRRPAP, encoded by the coding sequence ATGGGCCTGGCCACACTGAACGGCAAGCTGACCTTCGACGGCGGCTACCACCAGATAATGATCGCCTTCGACTTCAATAATCCGCAGAATGCAACGGCCAGTCTGCCGATTTGGGCGCTGGTGACGATACGCGATACCGAGGGCAATCTGGCCAACAAATATTTTGAAACGCAACAGCTCGACCTGCTCGATATCTTCAAGGACCCGTCGCTGTTTCAATCGACAAAAACCTTTAACGGCAGCGGCGTCACGACACCAAATTCGACCGACTTTGCACTGACGGTCGGTGCGATCTGCGTGGTCAGCAGCACCACATCCTACCCCTCGCCCGATGGCAGCGAATGCCCCTCGGGCGGCCAGCTGATCAACACCAACCAGGCGTCGAACGCCGTGGAATTTATCAATTACATCCCCAGCCTGGATCTGAAAGGACTCGAAGGCGCAGGTTACGACACCATGTCGGTACAGGTGTGGATGGGTTGCTTCGGCACCGGTGGTAAAACCTCCGGCCCGGCACTGGCCGACGGCAAACCGCTCGGCCCATGTGACACGAGAGGCTATGGCGATATCTTCCTCATCGCGGGCGCGGCAGTACCAGACCGGAGCGACGTGCCGGAACCGGGCACGCTCGCACTGGTCACGTTGTCGCTGTTCGGCTTGTACCACGTGCGCCGGCGCCGCCCTGCACCCTGA
- a CDS encoding ParB/RepB/Spo0J family partition protein: MGQINESAPKSQRSEKPAVSLKVMKERGMLGVSTVKSWGVDPRLVQFESGFNRAINREHVESIKCALRAGHELDDIKVRIEEGAIIAVDGHHRVTAAVEWLAEPDVREPDGGFQLGAKQFRGGDAERVIHLITSSQGLGLTPLERSAQYRKLVGWGWTPAAIAEAVGRSVQNVSDALVLADANSDVKLAVTEKQISASNAAKIVRQSGGRAGAVIAEHVEAARLQGKAKATAKQIAGNTPKDLIAAIRREIDSGGTFRAEELCPSFADLITYLRSTPSRGDTSPAQPTK; the protein is encoded by the coding sequence ATGGGTCAAATAAACGAGTCGGCGCCAAAAAGCCAGCGCAGCGAGAAACCAGCGGTTTCGCTCAAGGTCATGAAAGAGCGCGGCATGCTCGGCGTGTCGACCGTGAAAAGCTGGGGAGTCGATCCGCGCCTGGTGCAGTTTGAGTCCGGCTTTAACCGTGCGATCAACCGCGAGCACGTCGAGTCGATCAAGTGCGCCTTGCGGGCCGGGCACGAGCTTGACGACATCAAGGTGCGGATCGAGGAGGGCGCGATCATCGCGGTAGATGGGCATCATCGGGTTACAGCGGCGGTTGAATGGCTGGCCGAGCCCGACGTCCGCGAGCCTGACGGCGGTTTCCAGCTGGGCGCCAAGCAGTTTCGCGGCGGCGATGCGGAACGGGTCATTCACTTGATCACCAGCTCCCAGGGCCTGGGCCTCACGCCACTGGAGCGCTCGGCGCAGTATCGCAAGCTCGTCGGCTGGGGCTGGACACCGGCCGCGATCGCGGAGGCGGTCGGGCGCTCTGTGCAGAACGTCAGCGACGCCCTTGTGCTTGCGGACGCAAACAGCGACGTGAAGCTCGCCGTTACCGAAAAGCAGATCAGCGCGAGCAACGCGGCGAAAATCGTGCGCCAGAGCGGCGGCCGCGCCGGCGCCGTTATCGCCGAGCACGTCGAGGCGGCGCGACTCCAGGGAAAGGCAAAGGCAACGGCCAAGCAGATCGCTGGAAATACACCGAAGGACTTGATCGCGGCAATACGTCGCGAAATCGACAGCGGCGGGACGTTTCGTGCGGAAGAGTTGTGCCCGAGTTTTGCCGATCTGATCACCTACCTGCGCAGCACGCCATCCCGAGGCGACACCAGCCCAGCGCAGCCAACGAAATAG
- a CDS encoding Arc family DNA-binding protein, with translation MKTSPPSRAADQFVVRLPVGMRDRIAEEAKANNRSMNAEIVFRLAQSLEPANVGNTPDAQATAIAEKLAAPVNRQTLESLVETLLKLGGR, from the coding sequence ATGAAGACTTCCCCGCCTAGTAGGGCCGCAGATCAATTTGTCGTCAGACTGCCCGTCGGTATGCGCGATCGGATTGCCGAAGAAGCAAAGGCCAACAACCGCAGCATGAACGCCGAGATTGTTTTTCGCTTGGCGCAGTCTCTCGAGCCCGCAAACGTGGGCAACACGCCCGATGCGCAGGCTACCGCCATTGCAGAAAAACTTGCAGCCCCGGTGAACAGGCAAACACTCGAATCCCTGGTTGAAACCTTGCTCAAACTAGGCGGGCGTTGA
- a CDS encoding CsgG/HfaB family protein, producing MNALRWAIAAAAGASLLAGCSFRHPPSAVTAAAQLAPITPVTRDLLNLPAPKGKVAVAVYGVRDQTGQYKPSPDSSFSTVVTQGASSMLVKALKESGWFIPVERENLQNLLTERKIMRALEMPQPAGTPLVQIPSLVAASVLIEGGIVAYESNVRTGGAGARFLGIGLSTQYRVDQVTVNLRTIDIRGGQVLHSVSTSKTIYSYEIHPSVFKFVNVKDLLELEGGMMRNEPTQLCVGEAIEAGVAHLIVQGLKDGSWALKDEAHWSNPVLQRYLDERDIMYRPKQSGTGTVTAGRRAPAKARSER from the coding sequence ATGAACGCCCTGCGCTGGGCGATTGCCGCCGCGGCCGGGGCCAGTCTGCTCGCGGGCTGCAGCTTCCGCCATCCGCCCTCGGCGGTCACGGCCGCCGCGCAACTGGCGCCCATCACGCCGGTCACGCGCGACTTGCTCAACCTGCCCGCTCCAAAAGGCAAGGTGGCCGTGGCCGTGTACGGTGTCCGCGACCAGACCGGGCAATACAAGCCATCCCCGGACAGCTCGTTTTCCACCGTGGTCACGCAGGGCGCCTCGTCGATGCTGGTCAAGGCGCTCAAGGAGTCGGGCTGGTTCATCCCGGTCGAGCGTGAAAACCTGCAGAACCTGCTCACCGAACGCAAGATCATGCGGGCGCTGGAAATGCCGCAACCGGCCGGCACGCCGCTGGTGCAGATCCCGTCGCTGGTGGCCGCGTCGGTGCTCATCGAGGGCGGCATCGTTGCGTACGAAAGCAATGTGCGCACCGGCGGCGCCGGCGCGCGCTTCCTGGGCATTGGCCTGAGCACGCAATACCGGGTCGACCAGGTCACAGTCAATCTGCGCACCATCGATATTCGCGGTGGTCAGGTCCTGCACAGCGTCTCGACCAGCAAGACGATCTACTCGTATGAGATCCATCCCAGCGTGTTCAAGTTCGTAAACGTGAAGGATTTGCTCGAACTCGAAGGCGGCATGATGCGTAACGAGCCAACCCAGCTGTGCGTCGGCGAAGCGATCGAGGCCGGCGTTGCCCACCTGATCGTACAAGGTTTGAAGGATGGCAGCTGGGCCTTGAAGGACGAGGCGCACTGGTCCAACCCGGTGCTCCAGCGTTACCTGGACGAGCGCGACATTATGTATCGGCCCAAGCAGTCCGGCACCGGCACCGTCACCGCTGGCCGGCGCGCTCCCGCCAAGGCAAGGAGCGAGCGATGA
- a CDS encoding terminase large subunit: MASEQRDYIAIAIEYAEAAVADTDRKRFGKWVRLAAKRFLDDLKSAKKKGNGFTFDSWHAVDACDFIEKLPHVEGTWDTENVVMHPSHILFVVNLFGFRNQDGTRRFTTALFAVARKNAKSFLCSAILLYCFCCENENGPQVISAATTGSQARIVFNVAKRIVEKLADLREAFTLEPFANAIARYEVGGTFKPINAKASTQDGLNPSHCGIDEIHAHKNHDLLNVLKSAAGARRNPLFLYTTTEGYESPGPWAEIRHFAKQLLEGIVEADHFLAIYFAVDDEDKGEGTPADDDFDESKWIKANPLMEVNPLLMKEIRKEAVEAKSMPGRHAEFKIKRLNRPSAAAGGWVNLVKWKACTGAVDLEWLRQYPCWGGLDLASTRDLTSFRLVWNVEGVLYTHGWRFVPAAAVHGRTERGLVPYQAWVQAGILIESGGEVTDYDAVEECILAATARFNVQMIGFDSWNAKQLVQKLQAAEVPLQEFIQGGKSYHPAMQALEVAYVEGNLAHGNDPVLNWCASNLIARTDQNMNTAPDKKKAPEKIDDIVALLMAIGVMQTAEPQKGGSLDDYLSDQ; this comes from the coding sequence ATGGCAAGCGAACAGCGTGATTACATCGCGATCGCCATCGAATATGCCGAGGCTGCGGTCGCTGATACGGACCGAAAACGGTTCGGCAAGTGGGTCCGCTTGGCGGCAAAGCGCTTTCTGGATGATCTGAAAAGCGCGAAAAAGAAAGGAAACGGCTTCACTTTCGACTCCTGGCATGCGGTTGACGCCTGCGATTTCATCGAAAAGCTGCCGCACGTCGAGGGTACATGGGACACCGAGAACGTGGTCATGCACCCGTCGCACATTCTGTTCGTGGTGAATCTGTTCGGGTTCCGCAATCAGGACGGCACGCGGCGCTTCACGACCGCATTGTTCGCGGTGGCCAGGAAGAACGCAAAGTCTTTCCTGTGCTCGGCCATCCTGCTGTACTGCTTCTGCTGCGAGAACGAGAACGGGCCGCAGGTGATCAGTGCCGCGACGACCGGTTCCCAGGCGCGCATCGTTTTCAACGTCGCCAAGAGGATCGTCGAGAAGCTGGCGGATCTGCGCGAGGCTTTCACGCTGGAGCCGTTCGCCAACGCGATCGCGCGCTACGAAGTCGGCGGAACATTCAAACCGATCAATGCGAAGGCCAGCACGCAGGACGGTTTGAATCCGTCGCACTGCGGAATCGATGAGATCCATGCGCACAAGAATCATGATCTGCTGAACGTGCTCAAGTCGGCGGCTGGCGCGCGCCGCAACCCGCTGTTCCTGTACACGACGACTGAGGGCTACGAGAGCCCGGGGCCGTGGGCAGAGATTCGCCACTTCGCAAAGCAGCTGCTCGAAGGCATCGTCGAGGCTGACCACTTCCTGGCCATCTACTTCGCGGTAGACGACGAGGACAAGGGCGAAGGCACGCCGGCGGATGACGATTTCGACGAGTCGAAGTGGATCAAGGCGAATCCGCTGATGGAAGTGAACCCGCTCCTGATGAAGGAGATCCGGAAAGAGGCGGTCGAGGCGAAGTCAATGCCAGGCCGGCATGCGGAATTCAAGATTAAACGGCTCAATCGCCCCTCGGCGGCGGCCGGCGGCTGGGTGAATCTCGTCAAATGGAAGGCCTGTACCGGCGCCGTTGACCTGGAATGGCTGCGGCAATACCCCTGCTGGGGCGGGCTGGACCTTGCGAGCACACGCGATTTGACCTCGTTTCGGCTGGTCTGGAACGTGGAAGGCGTGCTTTACACGCACGGCTGGCGGTTTGTGCCGGCAGCCGCGGTGCATGGACGCACAGAGCGGGGGCTGGTGCCCTATCAGGCGTGGGTGCAAGCCGGGATCCTGATCGAGTCGGGCGGCGAAGTGACCGATTACGACGCCGTTGAGGAATGCATTCTGGCGGCCACTGCGCGGTTCAACGTGCAGATGATCGGATTCGACTCCTGGAACGCCAAGCAGCTGGTGCAGAAGCTGCAGGCGGCCGAGGTGCCGCTGCAGGAGTTTATCCAGGGCGGTAAGAGCTATCACCCGGCGATGCAAGCGCTGGAGGTGGCGTACGTCGAGGGGAACCTGGCGCACGGCAACGACCCGGTGCTGAACTGGTGCGCGTCGAACCTGATTGCGCGCACCGACCAGAACATGAACACGGCGCCGGACAAAAAGAAGGCGCCGGAAAAAATTGATGACATCGTCGCTTTGCTTATGGCAATCGGCGTGATGCAGACGGCTGAACCTCAAAAGGGCGGCTCCCTCGACGACTACCTTTCGGACCAATAA
- a CDS encoding RNA methyltransferase — protein sequence MQLTSIRQRLRALGALPLHEQRVLRDWVQGRPYDQGRRRPNDFLPLGVRTALPALDAELQAMARLISSHPGEDGSARLLVGLADGQAVESVLLPRDGLCVSSQVGCAVGCQFCMTGREGLIRQVSSGEIIAQVVLARTQRPVKKVVFMGMGDPAHNLDNVLEAIELLGTEGNIGHKNLVFSTVGDPRVFERLAQGVVKPALALSLHTTKPALREQLLPRAPRITPEQLVEAGEQYARLTGYPVQYQWTLLEGINDGEDEIDGIVRLLKGKYAVLNMIPYNTIPDLAFKRPSWESARAIAATLHQRGVLTKLRDSAGQDVDGGCGQLRARAAAPARRTIAIGRADAA from the coding sequence ATGCAACTTACATCCATCCGCCAGCGCCTGCGCGCCTTGGGCGCCCTGCCCTTGCACGAACAGCGCGTGCTGCGCGACTGGGTCCAGGGCCGCCCCTACGATCAGGGACGGCGCCGTCCCAACGATTTCCTCCCCCTTGGCGTACGCACCGCCCTGCCCGCGCTCGACGCCGAGCTGCAGGCCATGGCACGGCTGATTTCCTCGCATCCCGGTGAAGATGGCTCGGCCCGCTTGCTGGTCGGACTGGCCGATGGCCAGGCGGTCGAAAGCGTGCTGCTGCCGCGCGATGGACTGTGCGTGTCCAGCCAGGTCGGCTGTGCGGTCGGCTGCCAGTTCTGCATGACCGGACGCGAAGGGCTCATCCGCCAGGTCAGCAGCGGCGAGATCATCGCCCAGGTGGTGCTGGCGCGCACCCAGCGGCCGGTGAAAAAAGTGGTGTTCATGGGCATGGGCGATCCAGCCCACAATCTCGACAATGTGCTCGAGGCTATCGAGCTCTTAGGGACGGAAGGCAATATCGGGCATAAGAACCTGGTGTTTTCGACCGTGGGCGACCCGCGCGTGTTTGAACGTTTGGCGCAGGGCGTGGTCAAACCTGCATTGGCACTGTCGCTGCACACGACCAAGCCCGCGTTGCGCGAGCAATTGCTGCCGCGCGCACCGCGCATCACGCCCGAGCAACTGGTCGAGGCGGGCGAGCAGTATGCGCGGCTGACCGGCTATCCGGTGCAGTATCAGTGGACCCTGCTCGAAGGCATCAACGATGGGGAGGACGAGATCGACGGCATCGTGCGCCTGTTAAAGGGCAAATATGCCGTCCTGAACATGATTCCATACAATACGATTCCGGATCTGGCGTTCAAGCGGCCCAGTTGGGAGAGTGCGCGCGCCATTGCCGCCACGCTCCATCAGCGCGGTGTGCTGACCAAGCTGCGCGATTCGGCGGGGCAAGATGTCGACGGCGGCTGCGGACAACTGCGCGCACGCGCCGCTGCACCGGCGCGCAGGACGATTGCGATCGGCCGGGCAGACGCGGCCTGA
- a CDS encoding replicative DNA helicase, with amino-acid sequence MTDQHEDHTVSIRAEQAVLGALLADNDALDRTPDLDASHFWRNDHRLIFEEIRRQVVAGRRADPLTVYEKLADKVDDCLRYLATLRQSSVSAANIAQHAAIVTDKASKRALVALSDEMRELAAFHQSAASCVDLMASKLEALSHRKTSGEPMRMDSMLSDYADVLQQRMDGTIKPISTGHRDLDAMLDGGLERGTLTVIAARPGMGKTAAGLGIARNVAGWGSSLFLSMEMARNQVNDRNIAAMGCIPIKWLRKPSEADAPGSQNTFYWTAMTHAFKKSQELNLFIDDKTGLNMLEIRAKARAVKRKAGLDLIVVDQLSFIVGGKSDKSYEAVGEHTRALVALAKELECAVVLLCQLNRECEKRTNRRPIMADLAVSGSIEQDAANILFLYRDEVYNPDSPDKGLCEVQSVKQRQGEPGTIALGYTGNQTRFDDLPYPWRPQSREEKPARRGFGSN; translated from the coding sequence ATGACCGACCAGCACGAAGACCACACCGTATCGATCCGCGCCGAGCAGGCCGTCCTGGGCGCACTGCTCGCCGACAACGACGCACTGGACCGCACCCCAGACCTCGATGCCAGCCACTTTTGGCGCAATGACCACCGGCTCATCTTCGAGGAAATCCGGCGCCAGGTTGTCGCCGGCCGCCGCGCTGACCCGCTGACGGTCTACGAGAAGCTTGCCGACAAGGTCGACGACTGCCTCCGATACCTCGCAACGCTGCGCCAATCGTCCGTTAGCGCCGCGAACATTGCGCAACACGCGGCAATCGTGACCGACAAGGCCTCTAAACGGGCGCTGGTGGCACTTTCTGACGAAATGCGGGAGCTGGCGGCATTCCATCAATCGGCGGCCTCCTGCGTCGATCTGATGGCTTCTAAGCTCGAAGCACTATCGCATCGGAAAACGTCGGGCGAGCCGATGCGCATGGACTCGATGTTGAGCGATTACGCGGATGTGCTCCAGCAGCGCATGGACGGAACGATCAAGCCGATCAGCACCGGCCACCGTGACCTGGACGCCATGCTCGACGGCGGCCTGGAGCGCGGAACGTTGACGGTGATCGCCGCCCGGCCTGGTATGGGCAAGACTGCGGCCGGCCTGGGCATCGCTCGCAATGTGGCCGGCTGGGGTTCATCGCTTTTCCTGTCAATGGAAATGGCGCGCAACCAGGTCAACGACCGGAACATAGCGGCGATGGGCTGCATTCCGATCAAGTGGCTGCGCAAGCCATCCGAGGCCGACGCGCCGGGTAGCCAGAACACGTTTTACTGGACCGCCATGACGCACGCGTTCAAGAAATCGCAGGAGCTGAACCTGTTCATCGATGACAAGACCGGGTTGAACATGCTGGAAATTCGGGCCAAGGCGCGCGCGGTAAAGCGCAAGGCCGGCCTGGACCTGATCGTGGTCGACCAGCTCTCGTTCATCGTCGGCGGCAAGTCCGACAAAAGTTACGAGGCAGTGGGCGAGCATACCCGCGCGCTGGTGGCCCTGGCCAAGGAGTTGGAATGCGCAGTGGTGCTGCTCTGCCAGCTAAACCGCGAGTGCGAAAAAAGAACCAACCGCCGCCCGATCATGGCCGACCTGGCAGTGTCGGGATCCATCGAGCAGGACGCGGCCAATATCCTGTTCCTTTACCGCGACGAGGTCTACAACCCGGATAGTCCGGACAAGGGCCTGTGCGAGGTCCAGTCCGTGAAGCAGCGCCAGGGCGAGCCCGGCACCATTGCGCTGGGCTACACCGGGAACCAGACCCGGTTCGACGATCTCCCGTACCCGTGGCGGCCGCAGTCGAGGGAAGAGAAGCCAGCGCGCCGCGGCTTCGGCTCGAACTGA